One stretch of Candidatus Eremiobacteraceae bacterium DNA includes these proteins:
- a CDS encoding thiazole synthase, whose product MAISCVRGCGERSFPRRTIFYPTSPQGVPTLSDQLIIGGRALRSRLILGTGKFASNEAMRAAIAASEAEMVTVAVRRVDLDAPSDPITAYIDSSKILILPNTSGASTADEAVRLARLARSAGLPPWIKVEVIPDPRYLMPDPIETLRACERLVQDGFTVLPYIHADPVLAKRLEEVGVAAVMPLAAPIGSGRGLKMAAAIAIIIEQANVPVVVDAGLGVPSHAAAAMEMGADAVLVNTAVATASDSEAMARAFALGVRAGRLAFLAGRAPEFAAGSASSPLTGFLSPIVR is encoded by the coding sequence ATGGCTATCTCCTGCGTCCGCGGGTGCGGGGAGCGTTCATTCCCGCGCAGAACCATCTTCTATCCCACATCGCCTCAGGGAGTCCCCACGTTGTCCGACCAGCTCATCATCGGCGGGAGGGCGTTGCGCTCACGCCTCATCCTCGGCACCGGTAAGTTCGCGAGCAACGAAGCGATGAGGGCCGCCATCGCGGCATCCGAGGCCGAGATGGTGACGGTCGCCGTGCGGCGCGTCGATCTCGATGCGCCTTCGGATCCGATAACGGCGTACATCGACAGCTCGAAAATCCTCATCCTACCGAACACGTCGGGCGCTTCGACGGCAGATGAGGCGGTGCGCTTAGCCAGGCTCGCACGCAGCGCTGGGCTTCCGCCGTGGATCAAGGTCGAGGTCATACCCGATCCTCGTTATCTCATGCCCGATCCCATCGAGACGCTGCGCGCGTGCGAACGGCTGGTGCAAGACGGATTCACCGTGCTTCCCTACATACACGCCGACCCTGTCTTGGCAAAGCGCCTGGAAGAAGTCGGCGTTGCTGCTGTGATGCCGTTGGCCGCGCCAATCGGTTCCGGCCGTGGGCTCAAGATGGCGGCCGCCATCGCGATCATCATCGAGCAAGCGAACGTGCCGGTGGTGGTTGACGCCGGGCTGGGCGTTCCTTCGCACGCGGCCGCAGCAATGGAGATGGGCGCGGACGCCGTGCTCGTCAACACCGCGGTTGCGACCGCTTCCGACAGCGAAGCGATGGCGCGCGCGTTCGCGCTTGGCGTGCGCGCGGGCCGGCTCGCGTTTCTTGCGGGCCGCGCTCCGGAGTTCGCCGCGGGGAGCGCGTCGAGCCCGCTCACGGGTTTTCTATCCCCGATCGTGCGCTAG
- the thiH gene encoding 2-iminoacetate synthase ThiH, translating into MTFSENFQPTLIRDALARADHVDARGVRAALSSGVENLDAAAALISPAAADMIEEIATLAHRATVERFGLTMQMFAPLYLSNECVCTCTYCGFSMGLDIRRKTLRLDEVAREARTLADRGFRNILLVSAEHPKRVGADYVAQCVSETKRHAAYVALEIAAAEEEDYRIYVGAGCDGVVLYQETYDPDVYAAHHLGGPKKRYAWRMDALERASRGGIRHLGIGALLGLGDWRFEALALLQHARWLERHCWRSQINVSFPRINPAEGGFTPAHPVGVAEFVRILCMIRLALPTAGIALSTREAPDLRDRLAPLGVTHMSAGSSTEPGGYENPGEAGEQFELEDLRSPDDVASGLRAMGYEPVFKDWEVMQAPASAARA; encoded by the coding sequence ATGACTTTCTCCGAAAACTTCCAACCGACGTTGATACGAGACGCGCTCGCGCGCGCGGATCACGTCGACGCACGCGGCGTGCGAGCCGCGCTCTCCTCAGGTGTCGAAAATCTCGACGCGGCCGCCGCGTTGATCTCGCCCGCCGCGGCCGATATGATCGAGGAGATCGCGACGCTCGCCCATCGCGCCACGGTCGAGCGATTCGGCTTGACCATGCAGATGTTCGCGCCGCTCTATCTCAGCAACGAATGCGTGTGCACGTGCACGTATTGCGGATTTTCGATGGGCCTGGACATCCGGCGTAAGACGTTGCGCCTCGACGAAGTTGCGCGGGAAGCGCGCACGCTCGCGGACCGCGGATTTCGCAACATCCTGCTCGTCTCCGCGGAGCACCCCAAACGGGTCGGCGCCGACTACGTCGCGCAATGCGTGAGTGAGACCAAGCGCCATGCCGCTTACGTCGCGTTGGAGATCGCCGCTGCCGAAGAAGAGGACTACCGGATCTACGTGGGCGCGGGCTGCGACGGGGTCGTGTTGTATCAAGAGACCTACGATCCGGACGTCTATGCCGCGCACCATCTCGGCGGGCCGAAAAAGCGTTACGCCTGGCGGATGGACGCACTCGAGCGCGCATCCCGCGGAGGCATACGTCATCTGGGAATCGGCGCGCTGCTCGGTCTCGGGGACTGGCGGTTCGAAGCGCTTGCGCTCCTGCAGCACGCGCGCTGGCTCGAACGGCATTGTTGGCGGTCGCAGATCAACGTTTCGTTTCCACGCATCAATCCTGCGGAGGGCGGCTTCACGCCCGCACATCCCGTCGGCGTCGCGGAGTTCGTCCGCATCCTTTGCATGATCCGGCTGGCATTGCCGACCGCCGGCATCGCGCTCTCGACACGAGAAGCGCCCGACCTGCGAGATCGGCTCGCACCGCTTGGCGTCACCCATATGAGCGCCGGCTCGAGCACGGAACCCGGCGGATACGAAAATCCGGGTGAAGCCGGCGAGCAGTTCGAGCTGGAGGATCTGCGATCGCCGGACGACGTCGCCTCCGGACTCCGCGCCATGGGCTACGAACCCGTCTTCAAGGATTGGGAAGTCATGCAGGCACCCGCGAGCGCGGCGCGCGCATGA
- the thiS gene encoding sulfur carrier protein ThiS: MNNIIVSVNGRSTTVPHGATVTDLAAQLKLATKIVIVELNGAPLSREEFPTTVLGPGDAIEIVQMVGGG; the protein is encoded by the coding sequence ATGAACAACATCATCGTCAGCGTGAATGGACGTTCGACCACCGTGCCGCACGGCGCGACCGTCACGGATCTCGCGGCCCAGCTCAAGCTCGCGACAAAAATCGTCATCGTCGAATTGAACGGCGCCCCGCTTTCTCGCGAAGAGTTTCCGACGACCGTTCTCGGCCCAGGCGATGCGATCGAGATTGTGCAGATGGTCGGCGGCGGTTGA
- the thiE gene encoding thiamine phosphate synthase translates to MTVPARVDRVRLYLITDARPALRPFEAFLEAAIAGGVDMVQLRDRELDDAGLLSMAIRGSEVCSRLGVPFIVNDRVDIAVLAGADGVHLGQDDIPPSLARRLVGPTAIVGLSTHSPEQIGAAEREPVDYIGVGPVHATPTKPGRAAVGTALVRYAAAHCTRPFFAIGGLEPSNVAEVVAAGGRGVSVLRWVSQARDPRAAALEMIAALPSGARR, encoded by the coding sequence GTGACCGTGCCTGCACGGGTCGACCGGGTGCGCCTCTATCTCATCACCGACGCGCGCCCCGCGCTTCGGCCGTTCGAAGCGTTCTTAGAAGCCGCCATCGCGGGCGGCGTGGACATGGTGCAGTTACGCGATCGCGAACTCGATGATGCCGGGCTTCTCTCGATGGCGATCCGGGGCTCAGAGGTCTGCTCGCGCCTTGGCGTTCCGTTCATCGTCAATGACCGGGTGGACATCGCGGTGCTCGCCGGTGCGGACGGCGTCCATCTCGGTCAAGACGACATCCCGCCGTCGCTCGCGCGCCGCCTCGTCGGTCCGACCGCGATCGTGGGGCTGTCGACGCACTCGCCCGAACAGATCGGCGCCGCCGAACGCGAGCCCGTCGATTACATAGGTGTCGGCCCGGTGCATGCCACGCCGACCAAGCCTGGCCGCGCCGCAGTCGGCACCGCACTTGTTCGCTACGCCGCAGCTCATTGCACGCGTCCGTTTTTCGCGATCGGGGGGCTCGAGCCGTCGAACGTCGCGGAGGTCGTCGCGGCGGGAGGACGCGGTGTATCGGTGCTGCGCTGGGTTTCACAAGCGCGCGATCCAAGGGCGGCCGCCTTGGAGATGATCGCCGCGCTGCCCTCAGGCGCTCGCCGCTAG